One window of Athalia rosae chromosome 2, iyAthRosa1.1, whole genome shotgun sequence genomic DNA carries:
- the LOC105684939 gene encoding origin recognition complex subunit 3 isoform X1, producing the protein MENVSVSKGIFAFPGKYRIGDKKRKATKPVFCTEPWYIAYKEAWSIIQTAAENINSKMFTKLLVDLKLYASTINYDTLSGEIPTAILLTGVNLPDHATLFNLLAHEFKDITQHVAIIQRRDSYNLKNMLEETVYQLINVSENTSLNMKKYQCTPSVLNAWYEECTSKQPLLIIIPEFESSSADILQEFILILSVYSKQIKFILIFGVATALHAVHRSLPHHVTSKLQVQVFQAQSQVKSLSSVFEGIVLSTETSFKLTGRAFQLLTDIFLFYDFSVRGFLEGYKLCMMQHFYGNNINALCCNKKDEIKSKISALTSADLKEIMKLDSIAKYIQELPKEKRESLRDDEFEFKELLLTLMNQIFDFTWTFQIFLKCLHCVTSDLPNAPLGKQLRETYAKAASCSVTDSQEYKDCLQFLGFISKEELLQKLESMVNIIENSGAADVLEDVKLSLSKHRDAISDANLELVRETTELDIGNEKFNRFQLKEKLLEMSKKHSISPYKRAQLDFIDYLDKKIFSVYLKNPILLPASEIFFFGDGNSVKHHIIGSPRAAIHTGLNDPQAYLDCSCCTSNNEQSILATLPDLSIIYKLHLECGRLINMYDWLQAFLTIVCPEISGEEQREVDPELQARFTRAVAELQFLGFIKTSRKKTDHVMRLTWGCS; encoded by the exons ATGGAGAACGTATCCGTGTCGAAG GGGATATTTGCATTCCCAGGGAAATACAGGATtggtgacaaaaaaagaaaagcaacaAAACCTGTATTTTGTACAGAACCATGGTATATTGCTTACAAAGAAGCATGGTCAATTATCCAAACAGCCGCTGAG aaCATAAATTCGAAAATGTTTACCAAACTTCTGGTGGATTTGAAGTTATATGCTTCGACGATAAATTACGATACATTATCTGGGGAAATACCTACAGCTATTTTACTCACGG GTGTTAATTTACCTGACCATGCAACGCTATTTAATTTATTGGCACATGAATTCAAAGATATTACCCAACATGTTGCAATTATACAGCGTAGAGACTCTTATAACTTGAAAAACATGTTGGAAGAAACCGTATACCAACTCATAAATGTTTCTGAG AACACGAGTCTGAATATGAAGAAATATCAATGCACCCCAAGTGTACTAAATGCTTGGTATGAAGAATGCACATCAAAACAACCCCTACTAATAATTATTCCAGAGTTTGAAAGTTCTTCTGCTGATATTTTGCAAgaatttattcttatattgAG TGTTTATTCgaaacaaattaaatttattttaattttcggaGTGGCAACGGCTTTGCACGCTGTGCACAGATCTTTGCCACATCATGTAACGTCTAAGTTGCAAGTTCAG GTGTTTCAAGCTCAATCGCAGGTGAAAAGTCTTTCAAGTGTATTTGAGGGTATCGTACTTTCTACGGAAACTTCTTTTAAATTAACTGGACGGGCGTTTCAGTTACTCACAGATATATTTCTGTTCTATGATTTTTCCGTCCGCGGATTTTTGGAAGGGTATAAG CTATGTATGATGCAACATTTTTACGGAAATAACATCAACGCTTTGTGCTGTAAtaaaaaggatgaaataaaatctaaaATATCCGCATTAACGAGCGCGGATTTGAAAGAGATAATGAAACTGGATTCCATCGCCAAATATATCCAGGAATTACCAAAAGAGAAACGCGAATCTTTGCGAGACGATGAGTTTGAGTTTAAG GAGTTGCTTTTGACATTGATGAACCAGATATTTGATTTTACATGGacgtttcaaatatttctaaaaTGTTTGCATTGCGTTACTTCGGATCTTCCGAATGCCCCGCTCGGTAAGCAG ttGAGAGAAACGTACGCCAAAGCAGCAAGCTGTTCTGTAACCGATTCTCAGGAGTACAAAGATTGCTTGCAATTTTTGGGTTTCATTTCTAAAGAAGAACTACTCCAGAAACTAGAATCTATGGTAAATATTATCGAAAACTCAGGGGCTGCTGACGTATTGGAGGATGTTAAACTGAGTCTAAGCAAACATCGAGATGCTATCAGCGATGCGAACTTGGAGTTAGTTCGAGAGACTACCGAACTCGAtataggaaatgaaaaattcaatcgatttcAGTTGAAAGAG AAACTACTAGAAATGTCAAAAAAGCATTCAATCTCGCCTTACAAGAGGGCCCAATTGGATTTCATCGACTATTTGGACAAGAAAATCTTCTcagtttatttgaaaaatccaatTCTTTTACCTGccagtgaaatatttttcttcggcgATGGAAACTCTGTGAAACATCACATTATCGGATCTCCACGCGCTGCCATCCACACTGGTTTAAATGACCCGCAAGCGTATCTGGAC TGTTCCTGCTGCACTTCGAACAACGAACAATCAATCCTTGCCACTCTACCTGACTTGAGCATTATTTACAAGCTTCATTTGGAATGTGGAAGGCTCATTAACATGTACGACTGGCTGCAG GCTTTCCTAACCATCGTGTGCCCAGAGATATCGGGGGAGGAGCAACGGGAAGTAGATCCAGAGCTGCA AGCACGGTTTACTCGGGCAGTGGCGGAACTACAGTTTCTAGGATTCATCAAAACCTCGAGAAAAAAGACTGATCACGTTATGCGACTCACTTGGGGGTGCAGTTAA
- the LOC105684939 gene encoding origin recognition complex subunit 3 isoform X2 codes for MFTKLLVDLKLYASTINYDTLSGEIPTAILLTGVNLPDHATLFNLLAHEFKDITQHVAIIQRRDSYNLKNMLEETVYQLINVSENTSLNMKKYQCTPSVLNAWYEECTSKQPLLIIIPEFESSSADILQEFILILSVYSKQIKFILIFGVATALHAVHRSLPHHVTSKLQVQVFQAQSQVKSLSSVFEGIVLSTETSFKLTGRAFQLLTDIFLFYDFSVRGFLEGYKLCMMQHFYGNNINALCCNKKDEIKSKISALTSADLKEIMKLDSIAKYIQELPKEKRESLRDDEFEFKELLLTLMNQIFDFTWTFQIFLKCLHCVTSDLPNAPLGKQLRETYAKAASCSVTDSQEYKDCLQFLGFISKEELLQKLESMVNIIENSGAADVLEDVKLSLSKHRDAISDANLELVRETTELDIGNEKFNRFQLKEKLLEMSKKHSISPYKRAQLDFIDYLDKKIFSVYLKNPILLPASEIFFFGDGNSVKHHIIGSPRAAIHTGLNDPQAYLDCSCCTSNNEQSILATLPDLSIIYKLHLECGRLINMYDWLQAFLTIVCPEISGEEQREVDPELQARFTRAVAELQFLGFIKTSRKKTDHVMRLTWGCS; via the exons ATGTTTACCAAACTTCTGGTGGATTTGAAGTTATATGCTTCGACGATAAATTACGATACATTATCTGGGGAAATACCTACAGCTATTTTACTCACGG GTGTTAATTTACCTGACCATGCAACGCTATTTAATTTATTGGCACATGAATTCAAAGATATTACCCAACATGTTGCAATTATACAGCGTAGAGACTCTTATAACTTGAAAAACATGTTGGAAGAAACCGTATACCAACTCATAAATGTTTCTGAG AACACGAGTCTGAATATGAAGAAATATCAATGCACCCCAAGTGTACTAAATGCTTGGTATGAAGAATGCACATCAAAACAACCCCTACTAATAATTATTCCAGAGTTTGAAAGTTCTTCTGCTGATATTTTGCAAgaatttattcttatattgAG TGTTTATTCgaaacaaattaaatttattttaattttcggaGTGGCAACGGCTTTGCACGCTGTGCACAGATCTTTGCCACATCATGTAACGTCTAAGTTGCAAGTTCAG GTGTTTCAAGCTCAATCGCAGGTGAAAAGTCTTTCAAGTGTATTTGAGGGTATCGTACTTTCTACGGAAACTTCTTTTAAATTAACTGGACGGGCGTTTCAGTTACTCACAGATATATTTCTGTTCTATGATTTTTCCGTCCGCGGATTTTTGGAAGGGTATAAG CTATGTATGATGCAACATTTTTACGGAAATAACATCAACGCTTTGTGCTGTAAtaaaaaggatgaaataaaatctaaaATATCCGCATTAACGAGCGCGGATTTGAAAGAGATAATGAAACTGGATTCCATCGCCAAATATATCCAGGAATTACCAAAAGAGAAACGCGAATCTTTGCGAGACGATGAGTTTGAGTTTAAG GAGTTGCTTTTGACATTGATGAACCAGATATTTGATTTTACATGGacgtttcaaatatttctaaaaTGTTTGCATTGCGTTACTTCGGATCTTCCGAATGCCCCGCTCGGTAAGCAG ttGAGAGAAACGTACGCCAAAGCAGCAAGCTGTTCTGTAACCGATTCTCAGGAGTACAAAGATTGCTTGCAATTTTTGGGTTTCATTTCTAAAGAAGAACTACTCCAGAAACTAGAATCTATGGTAAATATTATCGAAAACTCAGGGGCTGCTGACGTATTGGAGGATGTTAAACTGAGTCTAAGCAAACATCGAGATGCTATCAGCGATGCGAACTTGGAGTTAGTTCGAGAGACTACCGAACTCGAtataggaaatgaaaaattcaatcgatttcAGTTGAAAGAG AAACTACTAGAAATGTCAAAAAAGCATTCAATCTCGCCTTACAAGAGGGCCCAATTGGATTTCATCGACTATTTGGACAAGAAAATCTTCTcagtttatttgaaaaatccaatTCTTTTACCTGccagtgaaatatttttcttcggcgATGGAAACTCTGTGAAACATCACATTATCGGATCTCCACGCGCTGCCATCCACACTGGTTTAAATGACCCGCAAGCGTATCTGGAC TGTTCCTGCTGCACTTCGAACAACGAACAATCAATCCTTGCCACTCTACCTGACTTGAGCATTATTTACAAGCTTCATTTGGAATGTGGAAGGCTCATTAACATGTACGACTGGCTGCAG GCTTTCCTAACCATCGTGTGCCCAGAGATATCGGGGGAGGAGCAACGGGAAGTAGATCCAGAGCTGCA AGCACGGTTTACTCGGGCAGTGGCGGAACTACAGTTTCTAGGATTCATCAAAACCTCGAGAAAAAAGACTGATCACGTTATGCGACTCACTTGGGGGTGCAGTTAA
- the LOC105684939 gene encoding origin recognition complex subunit 3 isoform X3 yields the protein MLEETVYQLINVSENTSLNMKKYQCTPSVLNAWYEECTSKQPLLIIIPEFESSSADILQEFILILSVYSKQIKFILIFGVATALHAVHRSLPHHVTSKLQVQVFQAQSQVKSLSSVFEGIVLSTETSFKLTGRAFQLLTDIFLFYDFSVRGFLEGYKLCMMQHFYGNNINALCCNKKDEIKSKISALTSADLKEIMKLDSIAKYIQELPKEKRESLRDDEFEFKELLLTLMNQIFDFTWTFQIFLKCLHCVTSDLPNAPLGKQLRETYAKAASCSVTDSQEYKDCLQFLGFISKEELLQKLESMVNIIENSGAADVLEDVKLSLSKHRDAISDANLELVRETTELDIGNEKFNRFQLKEKLLEMSKKHSISPYKRAQLDFIDYLDKKIFSVYLKNPILLPASEIFFFGDGNSVKHHIIGSPRAAIHTGLNDPQAYLDCSCCTSNNEQSILATLPDLSIIYKLHLECGRLINMYDWLQAFLTIVCPEISGEEQREVDPELQARFTRAVAELQFLGFIKTSRKKTDHVMRLTWGCS from the exons ATGTTGGAAGAAACCGTATACCAACTCATAAATGTTTCTGAG AACACGAGTCTGAATATGAAGAAATATCAATGCACCCCAAGTGTACTAAATGCTTGGTATGAAGAATGCACATCAAAACAACCCCTACTAATAATTATTCCAGAGTTTGAAAGTTCTTCTGCTGATATTTTGCAAgaatttattcttatattgAG TGTTTATTCgaaacaaattaaatttattttaattttcggaGTGGCAACGGCTTTGCACGCTGTGCACAGATCTTTGCCACATCATGTAACGTCTAAGTTGCAAGTTCAG GTGTTTCAAGCTCAATCGCAGGTGAAAAGTCTTTCAAGTGTATTTGAGGGTATCGTACTTTCTACGGAAACTTCTTTTAAATTAACTGGACGGGCGTTTCAGTTACTCACAGATATATTTCTGTTCTATGATTTTTCCGTCCGCGGATTTTTGGAAGGGTATAAG CTATGTATGATGCAACATTTTTACGGAAATAACATCAACGCTTTGTGCTGTAAtaaaaaggatgaaataaaatctaaaATATCCGCATTAACGAGCGCGGATTTGAAAGAGATAATGAAACTGGATTCCATCGCCAAATATATCCAGGAATTACCAAAAGAGAAACGCGAATCTTTGCGAGACGATGAGTTTGAGTTTAAG GAGTTGCTTTTGACATTGATGAACCAGATATTTGATTTTACATGGacgtttcaaatatttctaaaaTGTTTGCATTGCGTTACTTCGGATCTTCCGAATGCCCCGCTCGGTAAGCAG ttGAGAGAAACGTACGCCAAAGCAGCAAGCTGTTCTGTAACCGATTCTCAGGAGTACAAAGATTGCTTGCAATTTTTGGGTTTCATTTCTAAAGAAGAACTACTCCAGAAACTAGAATCTATGGTAAATATTATCGAAAACTCAGGGGCTGCTGACGTATTGGAGGATGTTAAACTGAGTCTAAGCAAACATCGAGATGCTATCAGCGATGCGAACTTGGAGTTAGTTCGAGAGACTACCGAACTCGAtataggaaatgaaaaattcaatcgatttcAGTTGAAAGAG AAACTACTAGAAATGTCAAAAAAGCATTCAATCTCGCCTTACAAGAGGGCCCAATTGGATTTCATCGACTATTTGGACAAGAAAATCTTCTcagtttatttgaaaaatccaatTCTTTTACCTGccagtgaaatatttttcttcggcgATGGAAACTCTGTGAAACATCACATTATCGGATCTCCACGCGCTGCCATCCACACTGGTTTAAATGACCCGCAAGCGTATCTGGAC TGTTCCTGCTGCACTTCGAACAACGAACAATCAATCCTTGCCACTCTACCTGACTTGAGCATTATTTACAAGCTTCATTTGGAATGTGGAAGGCTCATTAACATGTACGACTGGCTGCAG GCTTTCCTAACCATCGTGTGCCCAGAGATATCGGGGGAGGAGCAACGGGAAGTAGATCCAGAGCTGCA AGCACGGTTTACTCGGGCAGTGGCGGAACTACAGTTTCTAGGATTCATCAAAACCTCGAGAAAAAAGACTGATCACGTTATGCGACTCACTTGGGGGTGCAGTTAA